The following proteins come from a genomic window of Methanosarcina sp. MTP4:
- a CDS encoding S-layer protein domain-containing protein — MGLKNYFKILCVFLTIGLLLGTAAAASDSGDRVWDENANQSLKYTWTPQTYSGFYYDLDTGEGSENLTVQLEEGSRVIEDGNLQYFTKPIETEFEYGGWGSYQVIGFMAERYFAGYTENTDFVNDDISVISDGQLSKVLLDDDEKRSLYAGSSLLLSEGYSLNIVEVDISGDKVWVQLEKDGDVIEDSFLSSNDDYVYETDLGDTEDVPLIAVHFSEIFTGRETTAVFVEGIFQVSDEYVKIEGGDEFGELEVGSISSSGIRMENEDSISLSKGDTVELMGRLGFVVADADELRFALEVEASEPGVYELRGTVYDEIFNTTVWTPFNFEGFYYNIDEDVSTERLVIKELDGRSIDDEMLVYSTKPELVEFEREDWGGYEVIGFLAEKYFAGYPEDAFGDSDRVSVLSDSILSKVLIDEDDKKSLFTGSSLILENGYSLKAAEIDVNGNSVLFELYKDGDLVDTGIVSSNGDYVYEADIGGADDVPMIAVHVSTVFRGTEVDAIFVEGIFQISDDYLELEEGDSFGEMELSSVSSSGITMENEDSISLSRDDTIDLMENVKFRVADSSELRFYPFVEVVKGDGGQLDIDMPDTLVVGEEVEILVTARGVAVGDVELFFEGESIGRTGDEGSLGYTPDTEGSFTVSAEKGGYVSGSKEVDVLAEGSRKLEIEVSPDPIREGDTISIKVTDSIGDKPVSGADVFLGGENVGEQTNEAGIVSYWVTTPGTYKINASKAGYEDGEAVIEVLEHRAEFVFTNLTIEPASVEAGASVMVTVQVENTGNAKDESTVELLVNGEAVDSETVSLDAGESTTLEFSHMEEEPGTYMVEIGDLGGSYDVTEKTPFLGVALTLGILLTVFVVLRRRKGND; from the coding sequence TTGGGGCTAAAAAATTATTTTAAAATTTTATGCGTATTTTTAACGATAGGGCTGCTTCTCGGAACTGCAGCCGCAGCTTCAGATTCTGGAGACCGCGTGTGGGACGAAAATGCAAACCAGAGCCTTAAATATACCTGGACACCGCAGACATATTCGGGTTTCTATTATGACCTGGATACCGGGGAAGGCTCGGAAAACCTGACCGTTCAGCTTGAGGAAGGCAGCAGGGTCATTGAGGATGGAAATCTGCAGTATTTCACAAAGCCCATAGAAACGGAATTCGAATATGGGGGCTGGGGTTCGTACCAGGTCATAGGGTTCATGGCAGAGCGCTACTTTGCAGGATATACTGAAAATACCGACTTTGTAAACGATGACATCAGCGTTATTTCGGACGGACAGCTTTCGAAGGTCCTGCTTGATGACGATGAGAAACGTTCCCTTTATGCAGGGTCTTCTCTTTTGCTTTCCGAAGGCTATTCCCTGAACATTGTTGAAGTCGACATCAGCGGGGACAAGGTCTGGGTCCAGCTTGAAAAGGATGGGGACGTTATCGAAGACTCCTTCCTTTCTTCTAATGATGACTATGTTTATGAAACCGACCTCGGGGACACGGAAGACGTCCCACTTATTGCTGTTCACTTCTCCGAGATTTTTACCGGAAGGGAGACCACTGCAGTATTTGTCGAGGGAATATTCCAGGTATCGGACGAATACGTTAAAATCGAGGGAGGAGATGAGTTCGGGGAACTCGAAGTAGGTTCTATTTCAAGCTCGGGAATCAGGATGGAAAATGAAGATTCCATTTCCCTTAGCAAGGGGGATACTGTCGAGCTTATGGGCAGGCTTGGTTTTGTGGTGGCTGATGCCGATGAACTCCGTTTTGCCCTTGAGGTAGAGGCCTCCGAGCCCGGGGTTTACGAGTTGAGGGGTACGGTCTATGATGAAATTTTCAATACGACGGTCTGGACGCCTTTCAACTTTGAAGGTTTCTACTATAATATTGACGAAGACGTCTCAACCGAAAGACTTGTCATCAAAGAACTTGACGGGCGGTCGATTGATGACGAGATGCTTGTCTACTCCACAAAACCGGAACTCGTGGAGTTTGAGCGGGAAGACTGGGGAGGCTATGAAGTCATCGGTTTCCTTGCCGAAAAGTACTTTGCCGGGTACCCTGAAGACGCCTTCGGGGATTCGGACCGCGTGAGTGTGCTTTCGGACAGCATCCTTTCAAAGGTCCTGATTGACGAGGACGATAAAAAGTCGCTTTTCACCGGTTCCTCCCTGATCCTCGAAAATGGCTATTCCCTCAAGGCAGCGGAAATCGATGTCAACGGGAACAGCGTGCTTTTTGAACTTTACAAAGACGGGGACCTGGTGGATACGGGCATTGTAAGTTCCAACGGGGACTATGTTTACGAAGCCGACATAGGGGGTGCCGATGATGTCCCGATGATTGCGGTCCATGTAAGTACCGTGTTCAGGGGGACGGAAGTTGATGCCATATTCGTGGAAGGAATTTTCCAGATCTCGGACGATTACCTTGAGCTTGAGGAAGGGGATTCCTTCGGAGAGATGGAATTAAGCTCTGTTTCTTCTTCCGGGATCACAATGGAAAACGAGGACTCAATCTCGCTTTCAAGGGACGACACCATTGACCTTATGGAAAATGTCAAATTCAGGGTTGCCGATTCGTCAGAGCTTCGCTTCTATCCCTTTGTTGAGGTTGTTAAAGGCGATGGGGGACAGCTGGATATTGACATGCCCGATACCCTGGTGGTCGGAGAAGAGGTTGAAATTCTGGTTACCGCAAGAGGTGTTGCAGTCGGGGATGTCGAGCTGTTCTTTGAGGGTGAGAGTATAGGGCGCACCGGAGATGAAGGAAGCCTCGGGTATACGCCTGACACCGAAGGCAGCTTCACGGTTTCTGCGGAAAAGGGCGGATATGTCTCCGGAAGCAAAGAGGTGGATGTCCTGGCAGAAGGTTCCAGGAAACTGGAAATCGAAGTCTCTCCAGACCCCATCCGGGAAGGGGATACCATAAGCATAAAGGTTACGGATTCCATTGGCGACAAACCGGTGTCCGGGGCTGATGTCTTCCTTGGAGGAGAGAATGTCGGGGAACAGACGAATGAAGCAGGTATTGTTTCCTACTGGGTGACCACTCCGGGAACTTACAAAATTAACGCTTCTAAAGCCGGATATGAAGACGGGGAAGCGGTCATAGAGGTGCTGGAGCACAGAGCCGAATTCGTGTTCACAAACCTTACTATCGAGCCTGCTTCCGTTGAAGCCGGGGCGTCTGTTATGGTTACAGTGCAGGTTGAAAACACCGGAAACGCCAAAGACGAAAGTACCGTGGAATTGCTTGTCAACGGCGAAGCCGTGGATTCCGAAACAGTAAGCCTGGATGCCGGGGAAAGCACGACTCTCGAATTCTCCCACATGGAAGAAGAGCCCGGAACGTATATGGTTGAAATCGGGGACCTTGGCGGAAGTTACGATGTCACGGAAAAGACTCCCTTCCTAGGCGTTGCGCTGACTCTGGGAATACTGCTTACGGTGTTCGTGGTGCTTCGGAGACGAAAAGGAAATGACTGA
- a CDS encoding queuosine precursor transporter, with translation MLVWLYWVVSLTIATFASVYIIKKLPENGFTVLTAFYVVYLLASQVMATRIIVFDLGFYSFFAPAAVFIYPFIAQVVDMINEVYGERRTHLSILIAFATQVLFVLFIGMATTLSPAPFFELEDAWMSLFGLSVRITIASWLSFLVCSNLDAWVFASLKKRFAKRENNFKHDTMLNPYIWLRSGASDIINLTLDSLIFVFVAFYGVMPVIPLLIGQLISKNIIGFLDNPWFVLYKRLLKD, from the coding sequence ATGCTTGTCTGGTTATACTGGGTCGTCAGCTTAACAATTGCCACCTTTGCATCGGTTTACATTATCAAAAAACTTCCTGAGAATGGCTTTACCGTGCTCACCGCTTTTTATGTGGTCTACCTCCTGGCATCCCAGGTGATGGCTACGCGAATAATAGTCTTCGACCTTGGGTTTTATTCTTTCTTCGCCCCCGCGGCAGTCTTCATCTATCCTTTCATTGCCCAGGTGGTGGACATGATCAACGAAGTTTACGGGGAGCGCAGGACGCACCTTTCCATTCTAATAGCCTTTGCGACCCAGGTGCTTTTCGTGCTCTTCATAGGCATGGCAACAACCCTCAGCCCTGCTCCGTTTTTCGAGCTTGAGGATGCCTGGATGAGTCTCTTCGGGTTGAGTGTCAGGATTACCATTGCAAGCTGGCTTTCCTTCCTGGTCTGCTCGAACCTTGACGCCTGGGTCTTTGCAAGCCTCAAAAAGCGCTTTGCCAAAAGGGAAAATAATTTCAAGCACGACACCATGCTCAACCCCTACATCTGGCTCCGCTCAGGGGCAAGCGACATCATTAACCTGACTCTGGACTCCCTCATCTTTGTCTTTGTAGCTTTCTACGGGGTGATGCCCGTAATCCCGCTACTCATAGGGCAGTTGATAAGCAAGAACATCATCGGTTTCCTGGACAACCCCTGGTTTGTCCTGTATAAGCGGCTTTTAAAAGATTGA
- the cca gene encoding CCA tRNA nucleotidyltransferase, with translation METQNIIPENLKLAVLDRIKPSQAERERLLAVQKELVVKVNKAAEQLGAPDVFAKIVGSAARGTWISGTHDIDVFISFPEETAREDLETQGMAIARDIAKGAEHAEDRHAEHPYLNIRFKGFDIDLVPCFRVASACRIKSAVDRTPFHNEFVKVRIGGLEDDVLLMKQFMRGAGVYGSELRTQGFSGYLTELLVIHYGSFESAVQAAGSWKPGKKIDLMKHAEIEHEEPLVMVDPTDPKRNVAAALSLDKFCMFIDHCREFLKNPALNFFFPEPPSPVGDAEILEKMEMRGSGQLAVVFKTPDVVEDVLYPQLYKTEQAASSLLEGHGFSVIKTGVWAGRQETVIMLELISNTLPNVKKHIGPPVWVPGHAEQFKAKYENAEDVFAGYIEDGKYVFEIRRKYPLAAELLKEQLSSHSLGKHIQKSINRGIEVLENAEVRSLKDPGFRVFLRNWL, from the coding sequence ATGGAAACACAAAACATCATCCCTGAAAATTTGAAACTTGCAGTTCTTGACAGAATAAAGCCTTCGCAGGCTGAAAGAGAAAGGCTCCTGGCTGTCCAGAAAGAACTGGTCGTAAAAGTAAATAAGGCTGCGGAGCAGCTTGGTGCACCTGACGTTTTTGCAAAAATTGTGGGATCAGCCGCCCGGGGGACCTGGATTTCGGGGACACATGACATCGATGTCTTCATCAGCTTCCCGGAGGAGACTGCCAGGGAAGACCTTGAAACCCAGGGCATGGCAATAGCAAGGGATATTGCAAAAGGTGCGGAACACGCCGAAGACCGCCATGCCGAACATCCCTACCTGAACATCAGGTTCAAAGGCTTTGATATCGACCTGGTCCCCTGTTTCAGAGTCGCTTCGGCATGCCGGATCAAATCAGCAGTGGACAGGACGCCTTTTCACAACGAGTTTGTCAAGGTCCGTATAGGAGGGCTGGAAGACGATGTGCTCCTCATGAAACAGTTCATGCGCGGAGCCGGGGTCTACGGCTCGGAACTGAGGACCCAGGGCTTTTCAGGCTACCTGACCGAACTCCTGGTCATCCACTACGGCTCCTTTGAAAGTGCTGTCCAGGCAGCCGGGTCCTGGAAACCGGGAAAAAAGATAGATCTCATGAAGCATGCCGAAATCGAGCACGAAGAGCCCCTGGTAATGGTCGACCCGACGGACCCCAAGCGAAACGTGGCTGCGGCGCTCTCCCTTGACAAATTCTGTATGTTCATCGACCATTGCAGAGAGTTTCTCAAAAACCCGGCCCTGAACTTCTTTTTCCCCGAACCCCCCTCTCCGGTCGGAGACGCAGAAATCCTTGAAAAAATGGAAATGCGGGGGAGCGGCCAGCTTGCCGTTGTCTTCAAAACCCCGGACGTCGTGGAAGACGTGCTCTACCCGCAACTCTACAAGACAGAACAGGCCGCTTCATCCCTTCTGGAAGGGCACGGGTTTTCCGTCATCAAGACCGGGGTCTGGGCCGGAAGACAGGAAACCGTCATCATGCTCGAACTTATCTCAAACACTCTTCCCAACGTCAAAAAACACATCGGACCCCCGGTCTGGGTCCCGGGACATGCCGAGCAGTTCAAAGCAAAGTATGAAAACGCAGAAGATGTCTTTGCGGGCTATATTGAAGACGGGAAGTACGTCTTTGAAATCCGCCGCAAGTACCCCCTGGCAGCCGAACTCCTCAAAGAACAGCTCAGTTCCCACTCCCTTGGAAAACACATCCAGAAAAGCATAAATAGGGGAATTGAAGTCCTGGAAAACGCAGAGGTCCGGAGCTTAAAAGACCCGGGTTTCAGGGTGTTTTTAAGGAACTGGCTTTGA
- a CDS encoding DNA-3-methyladenine glycosylase codes for MYRLKPELFDLNYTLDCGQVFRWNREGDWWTGVVGGQVIRLSQEEACGEILIDSKFSPEFFVNYFRLDDDLHSIYRSVNKDLLIDRAIKRYCGLRLIRQDPWECLISYMLATASSIPTIQKRIYLLSRFFGEELEDGYYSFPDPAALANADLSLLDKCKLGFRTERIKAAAEEVLSGELDFDILYRLEYKYARERLMRLRGIGEKVSDCILLFAFEKMEAFPVDTHIRQIIQHYHIDDEYFENCKNLSRMGDWGREYFGPYCGYAQQYLFYQKRVEGFVPLF; via the coding sequence ATGTACAGGCTTAAGCCCGAGCTGTTCGACCTGAACTATACCCTGGACTGCGGGCAGGTCTTCCGCTGGAACCGGGAAGGGGACTGGTGGACGGGTGTTGTGGGAGGACAGGTTATCCGCCTCTCCCAGGAAGAAGCCTGCGGGGAAATTCTCATAGACTCGAAGTTTTCACCTGAGTTTTTTGTGAATTATTTTCGTCTGGATGACGACCTACATTCGATCTACAGAAGCGTTAACAAAGACCTGCTCATCGACAGGGCGATCAAAAGGTACTGCGGACTTCGCCTGATCAGGCAGGACCCCTGGGAATGCCTGATTTCCTACATGCTTGCCACGGCGTCGAGTATCCCCACGATCCAGAAAAGGATCTACCTCCTGAGCAGGTTTTTCGGGGAAGAACTTGAAGACGGGTATTACAGTTTCCCTGACCCGGCAGCTCTTGCAAATGCCGACCTCTCCCTGCTTGATAAATGCAAACTGGGGTTCAGGACCGAGAGGATAAAAGCCGCTGCCGAGGAGGTGCTTTCCGGGGAACTGGACTTTGACATCCTTTACAGGCTTGAATACAAATATGCCCGGGAGCGGTTGATGAGGCTCCGGGGCATCGGGGAAAAGGTTTCGGATTGTATCCTGCTTTTTGCCTTTGAAAAAATGGAAGCTTTCCCCGTGGATACCCACATCCGGCAGATCATCCAGCACTACCACATTGATGACGAGTACTTTGAAAACTGTAAGAATCTGAGCCGGATGGGGGACTGGGGCAGGGAATATTTCGGGCCTTATTGCGGTTACGCCCAGCAGTACCTTTTCTACCAGAAGAGGGTCGAGGGTTTTGTTCCCCTTTTTTGA
- a CDS encoding ADP-dependent glucokinase/phosphofructokinase: protein MKILCGYNVNIDSVYRMGGAELSELLEFFESSEILEKIDSPPGRIDSKSDFAAGLAYCMKNGFGAEWLVFNPSVFEFLKGLYFEKSLVRMGGNAGIMANTISELGASLVVPNVAVPSKTQLSLFSRKSVYFPGISSLEGPGEAEVKSQVDEIKVDASAPEQDPIHFVFDFSEGESFSIYGKQFTVPRENRFIATCDQLNFRLFINPDFDAYALQHAGEMDGALISGFHLLLEEYPDGGSYLEIVEQVLSRVLAWKAGNERLRVHLEFGHFGNRKLACTVFSKFAGIVDSLGMNEDELASFHEMHGIPVEGLLRMNAEAVGKAASCLASLHRLQKLVVHTREFVLAAVRWDDTGSSACGCPERPELIRRPFYSREVENEIEALEFGVKCAGTYAATGRLDGRDFVETGVSKLQESELGRGELSRFLEAFGGEAAGNGAFAFRGVYMLCMLPTLLSKSPVTTVGLGDTLTAGVFLRRLELDVQA, encoded by the coding sequence ATGAAAATACTCTGCGGCTACAACGTTAACATCGATTCGGTGTACAGGATGGGAGGGGCCGAGCTTTCCGAACTGCTGGAGTTCTTCGAAAGCTCCGAGATCCTGGAAAAAATAGATTCGCCACCCGGCAGGATTGATTCGAAATCCGATTTTGCGGCAGGGCTTGCCTATTGCATGAAAAACGGGTTTGGGGCAGAATGGCTGGTTTTCAATCCTTCGGTATTCGAGTTCCTGAAAGGCCTCTATTTCGAAAAGTCCCTGGTGAGGATGGGGGGTAATGCCGGGATCATGGCCAACACCATCTCCGAACTCGGGGCTTCGCTGGTTGTCCCGAATGTTGCCGTCCCTTCAAAGACCCAGCTCTCTTTGTTTTCCAGGAAAAGTGTGTATTTCCCCGGTATATCTTCTTTGGAGGGTCCTGGGGAGGCTGAAGTCAAGAGTCAAGTTGACGAGATTAAAGTTGATGCCTCTGCCCCCGAGCAGGACCCTATCCACTTCGTCTTTGATTTTTCGGAAGGTGAGAGCTTTTCCATTTACGGGAAGCAGTTCACAGTCCCCAGGGAAAACCGTTTCATAGCGACCTGTGACCAGCTTAACTTCAGGCTTTTCATCAATCCTGACTTTGATGCCTACGCCCTGCAGCATGCCGGGGAGATGGACGGCGCTTTGATTTCTGGTTTCCATCTCCTGCTCGAGGAGTATCCTGACGGGGGCAGCTACCTGGAAATTGTTGAACAGGTCCTTTCTCGTGTCCTGGCCTGGAAAGCCGGGAACGAAAGGCTCAGGGTCCACCTGGAGTTCGGGCATTTTGGAAATCGGAAACTTGCCTGCACTGTCTTTTCGAAGTTTGCCGGGATAGTTGACAGCCTGGGAATGAACGAGGATGAACTTGCAAGCTTCCACGAAATGCACGGAATACCGGTTGAAGGGCTCCTCCGGATGAATGCGGAAGCTGTGGGAAAAGCCGCTTCCTGCCTGGCTTCTCTTCACAGGCTGCAAAAACTTGTTGTCCATACGAGGGAGTTCGTACTGGCTGCGGTCAGGTGGGACGATACCGGGTCTTCTGCCTGCGGCTGCCCGGAAAGGCCTGAACTTATCAGAAGGCCTTTTTATTCCCGGGAGGTTGAAAACGAAATCGAGGCCCTGGAGTTCGGGGTCAAATGTGCAGGCACATATGCAGCTACGGGCAGGCTGGACGGACGGGACTTTGTGGAAACAGGAGTTTCGAAACTTCAGGAAAGCGAACTGGGAAGGGGGGAGTTGAGCCGCTTCCTTGAAGCCTTCGGAGGGGAAGCTGCCGGAAACGGGGCTTTTGCTTTTCGGGGGGTATATATGCTGTGCATGCTTCCTACACTGCTTTCGAAATCCCCCGTGACCACCGTGGGCCTGGGCGATACGCTTACGGCAGGGGTTTTTTTAAGGAGGCTCGAACTGGATGTACAGGCTTAA
- the pfkC gene encoding ADP-specific phosphofructokinase yields the protein MDLAEWDQRHRDAFYSVKEALPYLDGIFVAYNSNIDAIKHLKEEDLAKLLELFEDAEIQEKISAYPREIKEPLDFLARLMISMRDGKAAEVPTYTAETHEWLKGHLGFDYARMGGQAGIIANLLVHLGLKKVVAYVPWLSEEQAGYFAPSESLLHPKVEGGKVFLKHPLEAYKPEIDSKVNWILEYSKDLGVSCGGNTFKVPRDNRLIISSRPKWLRLDMDKEIYEQLDSLGPVDGAMLSGYQMIKEEYEDGTTYKDYVAKSVRAIEKLKSLNPELRIHVELTSIQNRVIRKAILEDIVAGHVHSLGLDTVEVANALNVLGHEELSYAVIRKGENGIMALYQGAVRLLEDLALERVHVHCLGFYICALAKGHPLTLKEHRDSLLFASSLAATQALEGKIETLDEAEAGLEVPVSEKGLEDLENFKLYCVGRKLCSPDEFEYGYIYGVKHDAVIVPSKVVSKPRATVGIGDAISAGAFVAMLAKMKQKWAGK from the coding sequence GTGGACCTAGCAGAATGGGATCAGCGCCACAGGGATGCATTTTACAGCGTAAAGGAAGCTCTTCCTTATCTGGATGGGATCTTTGTTGCCTACAACAGCAATATTGATGCTATCAAACATTTGAAAGAAGAAGACCTTGCAAAGCTGCTCGAGCTTTTCGAAGATGCCGAAATCCAGGAGAAGATTTCCGCATACCCGAGGGAGATCAAAGAACCTCTCGATTTCCTCGCTCGCCTGATGATTTCAATGCGGGACGGGAAAGCCGCCGAGGTCCCGACATATACTGCGGAAACCCATGAATGGTTAAAGGGACACCTGGGCTTTGACTATGCCCGCATGGGGGGGCAGGCCGGGATTATTGCAAACCTTCTGGTTCACCTGGGCCTGAAAAAGGTTGTCGCTTACGTGCCCTGGCTCTCGGAAGAACAGGCAGGCTACTTTGCCCCCTCGGAAAGTCTCCTCCATCCGAAGGTAGAGGGAGGGAAAGTCTTCCTGAAACACCCTCTTGAGGCTTATAAACCGGAAATAGACTCCAAAGTCAACTGGATTCTCGAGTATTCTAAAGACCTGGGCGTGAGCTGCGGAGGAAACACTTTCAAGGTCCCCAGGGATAACCGCCTGATAATCTCTTCGCGCCCGAAATGGCTTCGTCTGGACATGGATAAGGAGATTTACGAACAGCTTGACTCCCTTGGCCCTGTTGACGGGGCGATGCTCTCGGGCTACCAGATGATCAAGGAGGAATACGAGGACGGGACCACGTATAAGGACTACGTGGCAAAATCCGTCAGGGCAATTGAGAAACTGAAGTCCCTTAACCCCGAACTGCGCATTCATGTCGAGCTTACGTCCATCCAGAACAGGGTAATAAGGAAAGCCATCCTGGAAGATATCGTTGCCGGGCACGTCCATTCCCTGGGCCTGGACACCGTGGAGGTGGCAAACGCCCTGAACGTGCTCGGGCACGAAGAGCTCTCTTATGCAGTGATCCGGAAAGGGGAAAATGGGATCATGGCGCTTTACCAGGGAGCTGTCCGGCTGCTCGAAGACCTCGCCCTTGAGCGCGTCCATGTGCACTGCCTTGGCTTTTACATATGTGCTCTTGCAAAAGGCCATCCTCTTACTCTGAAAGAGCACAGGGACTCCCTGCTCTTTGCCTCCTCCCTTGCAGCAACTCAGGCCCTCGAGGGAAAAATAGAGACACTGGATGAAGCCGAAGCCGGGCTGGAAGTCCCTGTTTCGGAAAAAGGGCTCGAAGACCTGGAAAATTTCAAGCTTTACTGCGTTGGCAGGAAACTCTGCTCCCCGGATGAATTCGAGTACGGCTACATCTACGGCGTGAAACACGACGCTGTCATTGTCCCTTCAAAAGTGGTCAGTAAGCCCAGGGCCACCGTGGGAATCGGAGATGCGATTTCCGCAGGAGCCTTTGTGGCCATGCTCGCTAAGATGAAGCAAAAATGGGCCGGAAAGTAA
- the argJ gene encoding bifunctional ornithine acetyltransferase/N-acetylglutamate synthase: MKKIDGGICAVQGVSANGIKEGKTGLVAILAEGPVAGVFTRNRVVAAPVLLTRQRTETKKRLSAVIVNSGNANAFTGDDGYLDAMEMASMLAGKLDLDPELVAVASTGVIGKRLDLGLIEKQLPAVLGAMGSSPGCSQAAAKAIMTTDKVPKEAAVELDCGIRIGAIAKGSGMIEPNMGTMLCFAYTDANVPADVLEAALHKAVEKSFNMVVVDGDTSTNDMVLFTSTCMSRVKPCLECLDEFEEGLLYVLTELAKKMAKDGEGATKLVEARVTGAKEYEDARLAAKAIVRSPLVKTAIFGKDPNWGRVVAAAGYSGAELEQDKLSLSFIGGGEEVELVKAGDISGFADLGLLKKIMAAEEIVITLDLGMGEESATAWGCDLTYDYVRINAEYTT, translated from the coding sequence ATGAAGAAAATAGATGGTGGTATCTGTGCGGTCCAGGGCGTGTCCGCAAACGGGATCAAGGAAGGAAAGACGGGGCTTGTAGCCATTCTTGCGGAAGGGCCGGTTGCGGGTGTCTTTACCAGGAACAGGGTCGTTGCGGCTCCGGTGCTTTTGACAAGGCAACGAACCGAAACCAAAAAGCGTCTCTCTGCCGTGATCGTGAACAGCGGGAATGCAAATGCTTTTACCGGGGACGATGGCTACCTTGACGCAATGGAAATGGCTTCGATGCTTGCCGGAAAACTTGACCTTGACCCCGAACTGGTTGCCGTTGCGTCCACAGGGGTAATCGGAAAGAGGCTTGACCTGGGGCTGATCGAAAAGCAGCTTCCTGCAGTGCTTGGGGCTATGGGAAGTTCCCCCGGCTGCAGCCAGGCGGCTGCAAAGGCAATCATGACCACGGATAAGGTTCCAAAGGAAGCTGCCGTAGAACTTGACTGCGGGATCAGGATAGGGGCGATTGCAAAAGGTTCCGGGATGATCGAGCCCAACATGGGGACAATGCTTTGCTTTGCCTACACTGATGCTAACGTGCCTGCCGACGTACTGGAAGCGGCGCTCCACAAGGCCGTGGAAAAAAGTTTCAATATGGTCGTTGTGGACGGGGACACCAGTACGAATGACATGGTGCTATTTACCTCCACTTGCATGTCTCGAGTTAAGCCCTGTCTGGAATGCCTGGACGAGTTTGAGGAGGGGCTCCTTTACGTGCTCACCGAGCTTGCAAAAAAGATGGCAAAAGACGGGGAAGGTGCTACAAAACTGGTCGAAGCCAGGGTAACGGGTGCGAAAGAGTATGAAGACGCCAGGCTGGCTGCAAAAGCCATAGTCCGGTCTCCCCTTGTGAAGACTGCGATTTTCGGAAAAGACCCTAACTGGGGCAGGGTCGTGGCTGCTGCCGGGTACTCGGGAGCCGAACTTGAGCAGGACAAACTTTCCCTTTCCTTCATAGGCGGGGGAGAGGAAGTCGAGCTTGTGAAAGCGGGTGATATCTCCGGCTTTGCAGACCTCGGGCTCCTGAAAAAGATCATGGCAGCTGAGGAAATCGTCATAACCCTTGACCTGGGAATGGGGGAGGAATCGGCAACCGCCTGGGGCTGTGACCTCACGTACGACTATGTCCGGATCAATGCCGAATATACCACCTGA
- a CDS encoding CBS domain-containing protein, giving the protein MKVKDVMNPDVVFCKPEDSVRDTAKILKEHDISGAPVIENEKLVGIVSEADLLKLLVLPEHGGLWLPSPFEVIEVPIRELLSWEETKKMLSDIGTRQVGEIMKKDVYTISSEASVEEASELMIRHRINRLPVVEEERVVGIVTRGDIIQGISKI; this is encoded by the coding sequence ATGAAGGTAAAAGATGTCATGAATCCGGATGTGGTCTTCTGTAAGCCTGAAGACAGTGTCCGCGACACCGCAAAAATCTTGAAAGAACACGATATTAGCGGGGCTCCGGTCATTGAGAACGAAAAGCTTGTGGGAATCGTGAGTGAAGCCGATCTGCTCAAACTCCTGGTTCTCCCCGAACACGGAGGGCTCTGGCTCCCGAGTCCCTTTGAGGTGATCGAGGTCCCGATCAGGGAACTCCTTAGCTGGGAGGAGACCAAGAAAATGCTCTCGGACATTGGCACAAGGCAGGTCGGGGAGATTATGAAGAAGGACGTTTACACTATCTCTTCCGAAGCGTCCGTGGAGGAAGCTTCCGAGCTTATGATCCGGCACAGGATCAACAGGCTTCCTGTTGTTGAAGAAGAACGCGTTGTTGGCATTGTCACCCGCGGGGATATAATCCAGGGAATTTCAAAAATCTGA